A window of Hymenobacter aerilatus contains these coding sequences:
- a CDS encoding 5-(carboxyamino)imidazole ribonucleotide synthase, with the protein MTPIFPGSVDAAGQPATLGVLGGGQLGRMFVHAAQRLGYFTAVLEPDAQSPAGLVSHHHIQTTYDDPAGLAELAQLCQSITTEFENVPAQALQTLAQTRPVAPSAAVVGIAQNRIEEKAHFTACADVSGVTCAPYAVIETLAQLQAVQNERADLLPGILKTARMGYDGKGQVRVKTAKELAAAWAELGSVACVLEKMLPLTAECSVLVARGWDGQIVSFAPQRNVHVNGILAVTAAYEGNMPSVLADRARDAAVAIAQHLGYVGVLCVEFFVVDDGTEHGGLVVNEMAPRPHNSGHYTIDACDASQFDLQVHALAGLPLPQSRQHSPAIMLNLLGDVWLDANGQLQEPDWQAVLRLPGTHLHLYGKLDARAGRKMGHLTITGPDVDGVKAVARRAAALLSLPGLDAI; encoded by the coding sequence ATGACCCCGATTTTCCCAGGCAGTGTGGACGCTGCTGGGCAGCCGGCTACCCTAGGTGTGCTAGGGGGAGGCCAGCTAGGCCGCATGTTTGTGCACGCTGCCCAGCGCTTGGGCTACTTCACCGCCGTGCTGGAGCCTGACGCGCAAAGCCCCGCCGGACTGGTAAGCCACCACCACATCCAGACCACCTACGACGACCCGGCCGGCCTGGCTGAACTGGCTCAGCTGTGCCAGTCCATCACCACCGAGTTTGAAAACGTGCCGGCCCAGGCCCTGCAAACGCTGGCGCAGACCCGACCCGTGGCGCCTAGCGCGGCCGTGGTAGGCATTGCCCAAAACCGCATCGAGGAAAAAGCTCACTTCACGGCCTGTGCCGACGTATCGGGGGTGACCTGCGCGCCCTATGCGGTGATTGAAACGCTGGCCCAGCTCCAAGCCGTGCAGAACGAGCGGGCGGATTTACTGCCCGGCATCCTGAAAACTGCGCGCATGGGCTACGACGGTAAGGGCCAGGTGCGCGTGAAGACCGCCAAGGAACTGGCCGCTGCCTGGGCAGAGTTAGGTAGCGTGGCGTGCGTGCTGGAAAAGATGCTGCCGCTCACCGCTGAGTGTTCGGTGCTAGTGGCGCGCGGTTGGGACGGGCAAATCGTGAGCTTCGCTCCGCAGCGCAACGTGCACGTCAATGGTATTTTGGCCGTTACCGCCGCCTACGAAGGCAACATGCCGTCCGTCCTGGCCGATAGAGCCCGAGACGCGGCCGTGGCCATTGCGCAGCATCTCGGCTACGTCGGGGTGCTGTGCGTGGAGTTTTTTGTGGTGGATGATGGCACTGAGCATGGTGGCCTGGTAGTCAACGAAATGGCCCCGCGCCCGCACAACAGCGGCCACTACACCATAGATGCCTGCGACGCGTCGCAGTTTGACCTGCAAGTGCATGCCTTGGCGGGCTTGCCCTTGCCGCAGTCGCGCCAACACTCCCCGGCCATCATGCTCAACCTGCTGGGCGACGTGTGGCTTGATGCCAACGGGCAATTGCAGGAACCGGACTGGCAGGCCGTGCTGAGGTTGCCGGGCACGCACCTGCATCTATACGGTAAGTTGGACGCCCGCGCCGGCCGCAAAATGGGCCATCTGACCATCACCGGCCCGGATGTTGACGGTGTCAAAGCCGTGGCGCGCCGCGCCGCTGCTCTGCTCAGCCTGCCGGGACTGGATGCTATCTAG
- a CDS encoding helicase-related protein: protein MFIEERFHKLFPQLGGGFVRIIDNYEEYAQALLDNFSETDKTPQLAISVDMLDTGIDIPDVVNLVFFKAVRSSAKFWQMLGRGTRLRPDLFGPGKHKEHFMVFDFCENFEFFKARPEGLSGSAPAPLSQQIFMAHLTLAEVLRQPGYHPDEAHQ from the coding sequence TTGTTTATCGAGGAGCGGTTTCATAAGCTGTTCCCGCAGCTTGGCGGTGGCTTCGTACGCATTATCGACAACTACGAAGAGTACGCTCAGGCCCTGCTCGACAACTTTTCGGAAACCGACAAGACACCCCAGCTGGCTATTTCGGTGGATATGCTCGATACCGGCATCGACATTCCGGACGTAGTGAATCTGGTATTTTTCAAGGCGGTGCGCTCCAGTGCCAAGTTCTGGCAAATGCTGGGCCGCGGCACCCGCCTGCGCCCCGACCTGTTCGGACCTGGCAAGCACAAGGAGCACTTCATGGTGTTCGACTTCTGCGAGAACTTCGAGTTTTTTAAGGCCCGTCCTGAGGGTCTTAGTGGCAGCGCCCCGGCGCCCCTGAGCCAGCAGATTTTCATGGCCCACCTCACGCTGGCGGAAGTGCTGCGCCAGCCCGGGTACCACCCCGACGAAGCGCACCAATAG
- a CDS encoding dihydroorotase, whose translation MLLLQNARIASENSPVLLESDVLFVEGKIQDIGSGLAVPKGARVIDARGRVLMPGMFDAHVHFRAPGFENKETITTGSEAAINGGVTGVVMMPNTRPAIDSAAVVATVLENAKHRSRIPVYTSGCVTKNRDGKELAEIEGMHRLGVTMLTDDGDTTNDPAVLLRAMQYATEFGMFFASHCEVPELAGPRALNEGVMSYRLGIKGSPACAEEIIIDRDIRLARAAGAHVHIQHVSSKEGMETIRWWKSRGDVKVTAEVAPHHLLFTDEHIGDYDTNYKMNPPLRTQADCDALLEGLKEGVFDLIATDHAPHTPFEKAQDFVSAPNGITGLETALVSLYHFFVRPEKFGWDLVVKRYSAEPRRLMGLPIPTIEVGQPAECILFDTEAETTFTQDFMKSKSQNTPFIDQTLKGRVDLVILGSEILLER comes from the coding sequence ATGCTCCTCCTTCAAAACGCCCGCATCGCCTCCGAAAATTCACCCGTGCTTCTTGAGAGCGATGTTCTATTTGTCGAAGGAAAAATTCAGGACATCGGCAGCGGCCTGGCTGTTCCCAAAGGGGCCCGCGTCATCGACGCGCGGGGCCGGGTGCTAATGCCGGGTATGTTCGATGCCCACGTGCATTTCCGCGCCCCCGGGTTCGAGAACAAGGAAACCATTACCACGGGGAGCGAAGCGGCTATCAACGGCGGCGTTACCGGCGTGGTGATGATGCCGAACACCCGCCCGGCCATCGACTCGGCGGCCGTGGTAGCTACGGTGCTGGAAAACGCCAAGCACCGGTCGCGCATTCCGGTGTACACCTCCGGCTGCGTCACCAAAAACCGCGACGGCAAGGAACTAGCGGAAATTGAGGGAATGCACAGGCTCGGCGTAACCATGCTCACCGACGATGGCGACACCACCAACGACCCGGCGGTGCTGCTGCGGGCCATGCAGTACGCCACTGAGTTCGGGATGTTTTTCGCCAGCCACTGCGAGGTGCCGGAGCTGGCCGGGCCGCGTGCCCTGAACGAAGGGGTGATGAGCTACCGGCTCGGCATCAAAGGCTCGCCGGCCTGCGCCGAGGAAATCATCATCGACCGGGACATCCGCTTGGCTCGGGCGGCGGGCGCACACGTGCATATCCAGCACGTATCCAGCAAGGAGGGCATGGAAACCATCCGCTGGTGGAAATCGCGCGGCGATGTGAAGGTGACGGCGGAAGTGGCCCCGCACCACCTGCTGTTCACCGACGAGCACATCGGCGACTACGATACCAACTACAAGATGAACCCGCCGCTGCGGACCCAGGCCGATTGTGATGCCCTGCTCGAAGGCCTCAAGGAAGGCGTATTCGACCTGATTGCCACCGACCACGCCCCGCACACGCCGTTCGAAAAAGCCCAGGATTTCGTCAGTGCCCCTAACGGCATCACTGGCTTGGAAACGGCGCTGGTGTCGCTGTATCACTTCTTCGTGCGGCCCGAAAAATTTGGGTGGGACCTGGTAGTGAAGCGCTATTCCGCGGAGCCGCGCCGCCTGATGGGCCTGCCCATTCCTACCATCGAAGTTGGTCAGCCAGCCGAGTGTATCTTGTTCGATACCGAAGCAGAAACGACCTTCACGCAGGACTTCATGAAATCCAAATCCCAGAACACGCCCTTCATCGACCAAACTCTGAAAGGCCGAGTAGACCTAGTAATTCTGGGTTCAGAGATTCTACTGGAACGCTGA
- a CDS encoding response regulator transcription factor — MKVLLVEDEPDLASFIKKGFESEGYDVTVAYDGRTGWSMYQQQPYDLVILDVNLPYLNGIELCRSIRAGRLRVPVLLLTSLDSLADKEIGFAAGADDYLVKPFAFRELLLRARALTLRYAETSTPQRLQLADLELNLDSKIVTRAGQRINLTSREYSLLEHLLRNQNRIVSRVDISEQVWEVDFDTTTNIIDVYVGYLRKKIDKGAAVKLIHTVVGMGYVMREG; from the coding sequence ATGAAGGTTTTACTGGTTGAAGACGAACCCGACCTGGCGTCATTTATCAAGAAAGGATTTGAGTCGGAGGGCTATGATGTAACAGTGGCCTATGACGGCCGCACGGGCTGGTCGATGTACCAGCAGCAGCCCTACGACCTCGTGATTCTCGATGTGAACCTCCCCTATCTCAACGGCATTGAGTTGTGTCGCAGCATCCGGGCAGGGCGGCTGCGCGTGCCCGTTCTGCTGCTCACTTCGCTGGATAGCCTTGCCGATAAGGAAATCGGCTTCGCAGCCGGGGCCGACGATTATCTGGTCAAGCCATTTGCCTTCCGCGAGCTGCTACTACGCGCCCGAGCCCTTACGCTGCGCTACGCCGAAACGAGCACGCCGCAACGCTTGCAGCTGGCCGACTTGGAGTTGAACCTGGATTCTAAAATTGTGACCCGCGCAGGACAGCGCATCAATCTGACCAGTCGCGAGTACTCGCTGCTGGAGCATCTGCTGCGCAATCAGAACCGTATTGTGTCGCGCGTCGACATTTCCGAGCAGGTCTGGGAGGTAGATTTCGACACGACCACCAACATCATCGACGTGTACGTGGGCTATCTGCGCAAGAAGATCGACAAGGGCGCTGCCGTCAAGCTGATTCACACGGTGGTGGGTATGGGCTATGTCATGCGGGAAGGATAG
- a CDS encoding ATP-binding protein — protein MLIRQKLITHVVLLVLGIQLGFSALLYYANTQVRAQRFAQRLTHSATIAGRLLARTHQEAPDQVSRLRLNDLLTLPQEQISIYGPDRRLRYSSSGSGTPVRSRAGLDSLQPGQVVIYPSSDRRETVGLALAQPQGVYRVFVSAEDQLGWTQVRQLGWLLGGLNVGALLLAVGAGWLFASAALRPVARLTQQARRISVTNLGHRLPEGNNRDELAQLAQVFNTMLAGLEQAFAAQSSFLSHASHELRTPLTTLTGTLETALAYDETLPAARQSLARSLEATRHLSALTNGLLNLAKADGALPAFTLVRLDECLNQALEFVRTKYPGREFRLSFGAFPTDTEADLFMAPGNAELLTAALLNLLDNAGKYSAGPVLTELAYSDAHTLRVQVRDSGPGLSPDELRQIYEPLYRATGAVGRPGYGLGLPLSQRVVQRHGGRLELVSTQGQGTTAIIWLPAAPL, from the coding sequence ATGCTGATTCGCCAAAAGCTGATAACACACGTTGTGTTGCTCGTACTGGGCATTCAGCTGGGTTTTTCGGCTCTTCTCTACTACGCAAACACCCAGGTACGGGCGCAGCGCTTCGCGCAGCGGCTGACCCACAGCGCTACTATTGCTGGCCGGCTACTGGCACGTACACACCAGGAGGCCCCGGACCAGGTCAGCCGTCTGCGCCTCAATGATTTACTGACGCTACCCCAAGAACAGATCAGTATTTATGGCCCTGACCGCAGGCTGCGCTACAGTAGCAGCGGCTCCGGTACCCCAGTACGCAGCCGCGCTGGGCTGGACTCACTGCAGCCTGGGCAGGTGGTGATATACCCCTCATCGGACCGCCGTGAAACCGTGGGGCTGGCCCTGGCGCAGCCGCAGGGTGTATACCGCGTGTTCGTATCGGCCGAAGATCAGCTGGGCTGGACGCAGGTACGACAGCTAGGGTGGCTGCTGGGGGGCCTCAACGTCGGGGCCCTGCTGTTGGCTGTGGGCGCGGGCTGGTTGTTTGCCAGTGCCGCCCTACGCCCGGTGGCACGCCTCACGCAACAGGCCCGACGCATCTCCGTCACCAATCTAGGCCACCGCCTGCCCGAAGGCAACAACCGTGATGAGCTGGCCCAGCTGGCGCAGGTGTTCAACACCATGTTAGCGGGTCTGGAGCAGGCCTTTGCCGCCCAGAGCAGCTTTCTGTCGCACGCCTCACACGAGCTGCGTACCCCGCTCACCACGCTGACGGGCACCCTGGAAACGGCCTTGGCCTACGACGAAACCTTACCCGCCGCCCGGCAGAGCTTGGCGCGCAGCCTAGAGGCAACCCGCCACCTGAGCGCGCTGACCAATGGGCTGCTGAATCTGGCCAAAGCCGATGGTGCCTTGCCCGCCTTTACGCTCGTGCGGCTGGATGAGTGCCTGAATCAGGCCCTGGAATTTGTCCGCACCAAGTACCCCGGCCGCGAGTTCCGGCTCAGCTTTGGAGCCTTTCCGACCGATACGGAGGCGGACCTGTTCATGGCCCCCGGCAACGCGGAGTTGCTTACGGCCGCGCTCCTCAACCTGCTCGACAACGCCGGTAAGTACTCGGCTGGCCCCGTGCTCACAGAGCTAGCCTACAGTGACGCCCACACCCTACGCGTACAAGTGCGAGACTCTGGCCCCGGCCTCTCGCCCGATGAGCTGCGCCAGATATACGAGCCGTTGTACCGCGCCACCGGCGCCGTAGGGCGGCCCGGCTATGGCCTGGGCTTACCCCTGTCCCAGCGCGTGGTGCAGCGCCATGGTGGGCGCCTGGAGCTTGTTTCGACGCAGGGACAGGGCACGACTGCCATCATATGGCTACCGGCCGCACCCCTGTAA
- a CDS encoding aspartate carbamoyltransferase catalytic subunit, producing the protein MARKDLLDIASLHREEIEFLLDQSTSFKKLFTRSVKKIPALEGKSVLMLFYEASTRTHSSFEVAAKRLSAEVTNFDVAHSSITKGESVRETIETLQAMRTDYIVVRHSHPGLPGMIARQTTASVINAGDGAHEHPTQALLDAFTIKEKFPDPRGKRVLIIGDILHSRVARSTSTLLQKLGVEVAYLGPGSLVPKYVPESIRRFTDYEAAMAWAPDVVYLLRVQMERQDVQFFPSVREYHRVYGITTARLAEIRDKGLYIMHPGPVNRGVELCDAVMDYERSLITNQVENGISIRMAVLDWLTPGGDFPKQEAYNAQQKASSPVIVP; encoded by the coding sequence ATGGCACGTAAAGACCTGCTCGACATCGCATCCCTTCACCGTGAGGAAATCGAGTTCCTGCTCGACCAATCCACGTCCTTCAAAAAACTGTTCACCCGTTCGGTGAAAAAGATTCCTGCCCTCGAGGGTAAGTCTGTGCTCATGCTGTTCTACGAGGCCAGCACCCGGACGCACTCTTCCTTCGAGGTGGCGGCCAAGCGCCTCTCGGCGGAGGTAACCAATTTCGATGTGGCGCACTCCTCCATCACCAAGGGCGAGTCGGTTCGCGAGACGATTGAGACACTCCAAGCCATGCGCACCGACTATATTGTCGTCCGCCACAGCCACCCCGGCCTGCCCGGCATGATTGCCCGCCAAACGACAGCCTCGGTTATCAATGCCGGCGACGGGGCGCACGAGCACCCCACCCAGGCCCTGCTCGACGCCTTCACTATCAAGGAGAAATTTCCTGACCCCAGGGGTAAACGAGTCCTCATCATCGGTGATATTCTCCATTCCCGCGTGGCGCGCTCTACCAGTACCCTGCTGCAAAAGCTGGGCGTAGAGGTGGCGTACCTCGGGCCGGGCTCGCTGGTGCCCAAATACGTCCCGGAAAGTATCCGCCGCTTCACCGACTACGAGGCAGCTATGGCTTGGGCGCCCGACGTGGTGTATCTGCTTCGTGTGCAGATGGAGCGCCAGGACGTGCAGTTTTTCCCCAGCGTGCGCGAATACCACCGGGTGTACGGCATCACCACCGCCCGCCTGGCCGAAATCCGCGACAAGGGCCTCTACATCATGCACCCCGGCCCCGTAAACCGGGGGGTAGAGCTGTGCGACGCCGTGATGGACTACGAGCGTAGCCTGATTACCAACCAAGTTGAAAACGGCATCTCCATTCGCATGGCCGTGCTCGACTGGCTTACGCCGGGCGGGGACTTCCCGAAGCAGGAAGCGTATAACGCCCAGCAAAAAGCCAGCTCGCCGGTGATTGTGCCCTAG
- a CDS encoding ferritin-like domain-containing protein, whose protein sequence is MAATLETLEDLLELQLKDLYSAENQLIKALPLMASSAKDEQLRQSFETHLAETEQQVARLEQIGQAMELELGGHTCAAMKGLITEGQETMSEDASDAVMDAALIAAAQRIEHYEIAGYGTAVNYAESLGYDEAAALLRQTLEEEQLTDTKLNDLAKSYINQRAL, encoded by the coding sequence ATGGCTGCTACCCTGGAAACCCTGGAAGACCTGCTTGAGTTACAACTCAAAGATTTGTACAGTGCTGAAAATCAATTAATAAAAGCATTGCCACTGATGGCGAGTAGTGCCAAAGACGAGCAGCTGCGCCAAAGCTTTGAAACACATTTGGCAGAAACCGAACAGCAGGTAGCGCGACTCGAGCAAATTGGCCAGGCCATGGAGCTGGAGCTAGGCGGCCATACCTGTGCGGCCATGAAAGGCCTCATAACCGAAGGGCAAGAAACCATGTCGGAAGACGCAAGCGATGCGGTGATGGACGCGGCTCTGATTGCAGCTGCGCAGCGCATCGAGCACTACGAAATTGCGGGATACGGCACGGCCGTTAATTACGCCGAGAGCTTAGGGTACGATGAGGCTGCTGCCCTGTTGCGTCAGACCCTAGAGGAAGAGCAGCTGACCGATACCAAGCTCAACGATTTGGCAAAAAGCTATATCAATCAAAGAGCGCTTTAA
- the purE gene encoding 5-(carboxyamino)imidazole ribonucleotide mutase has product MSTPFSSDSPTPTTPLIGVVMGSSSDWDTMQHAVQILSDFGVAHEARVVSAHRMPDDLFAYAEQAGPRGLQAIIAGAGGAAHLPGMLAAKTTVPVLGVPVASRHLQGVDSLHSIVQMPKGIPVATFAIGTAGAANAALFAVSLLALHNPELATKLQAFRAAQTEAARAMTLPV; this is encoded by the coding sequence ATGAGTACACCTTTCTCCTCCGACTCCCCTACCCCAACCACCCCCCTCATCGGCGTAGTGATGGGCTCCAGCAGCGACTGGGACACCATGCAGCATGCCGTGCAGATTCTCTCAGACTTTGGCGTAGCCCACGAAGCCCGCGTGGTATCGGCCCACCGCATGCCCGACGATTTATTTGCCTACGCCGAACAGGCTGGTCCGCGGGGTTTGCAGGCCATTATTGCCGGGGCGGGCGGGGCGGCCCACTTGCCGGGTATGCTGGCCGCCAAAACCACGGTGCCCGTGCTGGGCGTGCCAGTAGCCAGCCGCCATTTGCAGGGGGTAGACTCGCTGCACAGCATCGTGCAAATGCCCAAAGGAATACCGGTGGCCACGTTTGCTATTGGCACGGCCGGAGCGGCCAATGCCGCGCTGTTCGCCGTCAGCCTGCTGGCCCTGCACAACCCGGAGCTGGCTACCAAGCTGCAGGCGTTTCGCGCCGCCCAAACCGAGGCCGCCCGCGCCATGACGCTACCCGTATGA
- a CDS encoding TPM domain-containing protein — protein MLLFRSCLACWVLLLMLLSGCQSDGPTPAGITADNYLSAIPDPKTLGESYVSDPDQILQPGTTAALNARLDSLDHSGRAHIDVVLVRSLGEAVPKTAAYELFNKWKVGSKSTNNGLLMLVVLDQRRVEFETGYGLEADLPDIICYRIQQRYMVEPARAGNYDLAVQQGVAALIRRLRPTLALPKPALRTAEDSSRYYVDSLQHALKAQYGLLPAEDPLVTVLPSESLADNYSPPGPGAPVGILVAAFLALVLYLVLWYRTTQGMQGRGWLIIVPICLFVSLLIASLSCGAANTTGTFVALAYGLPWLYLHGYFGWYYRRAQRAVLPSERPATYEQWQRAHRGLAFTAYLFPVALALYWPWYRRYLAALRDTPFACPECSQLMHRLDSTAEKQHLGPGQQVEETSRAIDYDVWACPTGHYVPLAYLNLDSDAKVCPACHHRTLSPGRLRVEKVATRHTEGRGWRVEKCRFCQHEEKTKETIPRLPDPTQRAAASSSSSSWGSSSSSSSGSRSTSSGGSSGGGGAGSSW, from the coding sequence ATGTTGCTCTTTCGTTCTTGTCTCGCTTGTTGGGTGCTACTGCTCATGCTGCTGAGCGGTTGCCAATCGGATGGCCCTACCCCGGCCGGCATCACAGCCGACAACTACCTGAGCGCCATTCCCGACCCCAAAACGCTGGGCGAGAGCTACGTGAGTGACCCGGACCAGATATTGCAGCCCGGCACCACTGCCGCCCTAAATGCCCGTCTCGATAGCCTCGACCACAGCGGCCGTGCGCACATCGACGTGGTGCTGGTGCGCAGCCTCGGGGAAGCGGTGCCCAAAACGGCCGCCTACGAGCTCTTCAACAAGTGGAAAGTCGGCAGCAAATCGACCAACAACGGTTTGCTGATGCTAGTGGTGCTCGACCAGCGCCGCGTGGAGTTTGAAACCGGCTACGGCCTGGAGGCCGACCTGCCCGACATCATTTGCTACCGCATTCAGCAGCGCTATATGGTGGAGCCCGCCCGCGCCGGCAACTACGACCTAGCCGTGCAGCAGGGCGTAGCGGCCCTCATCCGACGCCTCCGCCCTACCCTCGCGCTTCCCAAGCCTGCGCTCCGCACCGCCGAGGACTCGTCGCGGTACTACGTCGACAGCCTGCAACACGCCCTCAAGGCGCAATACGGTTTGCTCCCTGCCGAAGACCCACTGGTTACCGTGCTGCCCAGCGAGTCGCTAGCTGACAACTACTCCCCGCCTGGCCCGGGCGCGCCGGTAGGCATCTTGGTGGCAGCCTTTCTGGCACTGGTGCTCTACTTAGTACTGTGGTACCGCACCACCCAGGGCATGCAGGGGCGCGGGTGGCTGATTATAGTTCCTATCTGCTTGTTTGTCAGCTTGTTGATAGCATCACTAAGCTGCGGAGCAGCCAATACAACGGGCACTTTCGTCGCGCTGGCGTACGGGCTACCCTGGCTGTATTTGCATGGCTACTTTGGATGGTACTACCGGCGGGCGCAACGCGCCGTATTGCCCTCGGAACGGCCAGCGACGTACGAGCAGTGGCAACGGGCGCACCGGGGGCTGGCCTTCACGGCCTACCTGTTTCCGGTAGCGCTGGCGCTGTACTGGCCCTGGTACCGCCGCTACCTGGCGGCGCTGCGCGACACGCCTTTTGCCTGCCCCGAGTGTAGCCAGCTCATGCACCGGCTCGACAGTACCGCCGAGAAACAGCACCTCGGGCCGGGGCAGCAGGTAGAAGAAACCTCCCGCGCCATCGACTACGACGTGTGGGCATGCCCCACCGGCCACTACGTGCCCCTAGCCTACCTCAACCTCGACAGCGACGCCAAGGTATGTCCTGCCTGCCACCACCGCACCCTCTCGCCCGGACGACTACGGGTAGAAAAAGTGGCTACACGCCACACCGAAGGCCGGGGCTGGCGCGTGGAGAAATGCCGCTTCTGCCAGCACGAGGAAAAAACCAAGGAGACAATTCCACGCCTCCCCGACCCTACCCAACGCGCCGCGGCTAGTAGCTCCTCCTCGTCGTGGGGAAGTAGCTCCAGCAGCAGCTCGGGTAGTCGGAGCACCAGCAGCGGTGGCTCGTCGGGCGGCGGCGGAGCGGGCAGTAGCTGGTAG
- a CDS encoding cyanophycinase: MPTKKVSSTSCPAPRGKLLLIGGHENKGDAPDNDEQAALNVNFAPETILRRLAAEMRASGPLVVIPTASAEPEEIAKAYIEAYARMEGAPAVEILDVRSRADAMLAENVQRVQDAGGVLFTGGDQLRLTTLLGGTALQQVLQQRYAHDEFIIAGTSAGATAMSTPMIYQGRNDAGYLKGEIHITTGLELLHDVAVDTHFVARGRIVRMAQILATNPGCLGLGLEEDTAVLITEGKEIEVIGSGMVVILDVREGSTNIHEIAPNTPFTLCDARLHLLSSGERYTLPVMPRFYS; encoded by the coding sequence ATGCCGACCAAAAAAGTCTCATCCACTTCCTGTCCGGCCCCACGGGGTAAGCTGCTTCTCATTGGAGGGCACGAAAACAAAGGCGATGCCCCCGACAATGACGAGCAGGCCGCTCTCAACGTCAACTTTGCACCCGAGACCATCCTGCGCCGTTTGGCAGCCGAAATGCGGGCCAGCGGCCCATTGGTAGTCATTCCGACGGCCTCAGCGGAGCCCGAAGAAATAGCCAAGGCCTACATTGAGGCGTATGCCCGCATGGAGGGCGCACCAGCGGTAGAGATATTGGATGTGCGGTCTCGGGCCGATGCCATGCTAGCTGAAAACGTACAGCGCGTGCAAGACGCCGGTGGCGTATTATTTACGGGCGGCGACCAGCTGCGGCTTACTACCCTGCTGGGTGGCACGGCCCTACAGCAGGTCCTGCAACAGCGCTACGCCCACGATGAGTTTATCATTGCGGGTACGAGTGCGGGTGCCACCGCCATGAGCACCCCCATGATCTACCAGGGCCGCAACGACGCGGGCTATCTGAAAGGAGAAATCCACATCACAACCGGCCTGGAGCTGCTGCACGATGTGGCCGTGGATACTCATTTTGTGGCACGGGGGCGTATTGTGCGCATGGCGCAGATCTTAGCCACAAACCCTGGCTGCCTGGGGCTGGGCTTAGAGGAAGATACCGCGGTGCTGATAACGGAAGGGAAAGAAATAGAGGTGATTGGTAGTGGAATGGTCGTCATCCTGGATGTCCGGGAGGGGAGTACCAACATCCATGAAATTGCGCCAAACACCCCGTTTACCCTATGCGATGCGCGCCTGCACCTGCTCAGTAGTGGGGAGCGGTACACGTTGCCGGTAATGCCTCGCTT